A genome region from Streptomyces pratensis includes the following:
- a CDS encoding response regulator — MIRVLVTDDEPLIRAGIRMILSSADDIDVVAEAANGREAVELARAQRIDVALLDIQMPVMDGLTALAELRRTAPQVRVLILTTFGERHNVLRALTEGSAGFLLKDSAPAELMRAVRAAAGGEAYLSPGATRHVVDSLASGGTTRRAEDARRRLEKLTAREREVLALLGEGLSNADAGQRIHMSEATVKAYVSRILAKLECENRVQAALLARDAGLGV; from the coding sequence GTGATCAGGGTTCTTGTGACGGACGACGAGCCGCTCATCCGGGCGGGCATCAGGATGATCCTGTCCTCGGCGGACGACATCGACGTGGTGGCGGAGGCGGCGAACGGCCGAGAGGCCGTCGAACTCGCCCGCGCCCAGCGGATCGACGTCGCGCTGCTGGACATCCAGATGCCGGTCATGGACGGGCTGACCGCCCTGGCCGAGCTGCGCCGGACAGCCCCTCAGGTGCGGGTGCTGATACTGACGACGTTCGGGGAGCGGCACAACGTGCTGCGGGCCCTGACCGAGGGCAGTGCCGGCTTCCTGCTGAAGGACTCGGCGCCCGCGGAGCTCATGCGGGCCGTGCGGGCGGCCGCCGGCGGGGAGGCGTATCTCTCGCCGGGCGCCACGCGGCACGTCGTGGACTCGCTGGCCTCCGGCGGGACCACGCGGCGCGCGGAGGACGCCCGCCGCCGGCTGGAGAAGCTGACGGCCCGTGAGCGTGAGGTCCTGGCCCTCCTGGGCGAGGGCTTGTCCAACGCGGACGCCGGCCAGCGGATCCACATGAGCGAGGCCACGGTGAAGGCTTACGTGAGCCGCATCCTCGCCAAGCTGGAGTGCGAGAACAGGGTGCAGGCCGCGCTGCTGGCGCGGGACGCCGGCCTGGGTGTGTGA
- a CDS encoding sensor histidine kinase, giving the protein MWPTPRIVGESFLSLALALLAVGAGLADDKSTAQAVGIGLAAGLLSLLRRGLPASTLLATAAGSAPFFGFAPLLLVVAWSAGRRIDGLGKAGGVFGLAYGLSLGLSVALEPHVSIELLAIAGMFMLVAILVPGLAGRYWSQRRTLTDTLHEYNAQLLREREMISGQARMLERQRIAQDMHDSLGHQLALIAVHTGALEVDRELTGQQREAVGVLREASVAAMHELRDVVGVLRDGADAPRPAQGAGAGGEDPGPPSRGVAGIENLADTSRKAGAHVEIRCSGEARTLAPTADHAAYRVVQEGLTNAHKHAPGASITIGLRYEPDSLVVEVANGPVPTPASSGVASGCQGLAGLEERARLVGGMVHAGPTANGGFRLAGVLPYTSSGDGFPSPPPGDATPTFVATTNDFRAQNSAGPAGDSDPVIDWNGLPKELAKAVNRTKRSNGIAIGCGAVALVAVVLVIGVVIAGVFIVREADKAMIDPEQYDAVTIGQSEKSVRGKLPQGDSFLNTGPGDGAPPVPAGATCLTLLSSDFGSSWDAEPVFRFCFKDGELIEKKSFETT; this is encoded by the coding sequence ATGTGGCCGACCCCGCGCATCGTGGGCGAATCGTTCCTGAGCCTGGCCCTCGCGCTTCTGGCGGTGGGCGCCGGTCTCGCGGACGACAAGAGCACGGCGCAGGCCGTCGGCATCGGGCTGGCGGCCGGGCTGTTGTCGCTCCTGCGCCGGGGCCTGCCCGCCTCCACGCTGCTGGCGACCGCGGCCGGCTCCGCGCCGTTCTTCGGTTTCGCGCCCCTGCTGCTCGTCGTCGCCTGGTCGGCGGGTCGGCGGATAGACGGTTTGGGCAAGGCGGGCGGGGTCTTCGGCCTCGCCTACGGTCTCTCCCTCGGCCTGTCCGTCGCCCTGGAACCGCACGTGTCGATCGAACTCCTGGCAATCGCCGGGATGTTCATGCTGGTCGCGATCCTCGTGCCGGGACTGGCGGGGCGCTACTGGTCGCAGCGCCGGACACTGACCGACACCCTCCACGAGTACAACGCCCAGCTCCTGCGCGAACGGGAGATGATCTCCGGCCAGGCCAGGATGCTGGAACGTCAGCGCATCGCACAGGACATGCACGACAGCCTCGGCCACCAACTCGCACTGATCGCGGTGCACACCGGTGCGCTGGAGGTGGACCGCGAGCTGACCGGGCAGCAGCGCGAGGCCGTCGGTGTGCTGCGTGAGGCGTCGGTGGCCGCGATGCACGAACTGCGCGACGTCGTGGGCGTGCTGCGGGACGGGGCCGACGCCCCCCGCCCGGCGCAGGGCGCCGGCGCGGGCGGCGAGGACCCGGGGCCCCCGTCCCGTGGGGTGGCCGGCATCGAGAACCTGGCCGATACGTCCCGGAAGGCGGGCGCCCACGTGGAGATCCGGTGCTCGGGCGAGGCGCGTACGCTCGCGCCGACCGCCGACCACGCGGCGTACCGAGTGGTCCAGGAGGGCCTGACCAACGCCCACAAGCACGCTCCGGGGGCCTCGATCACCATCGGCCTGCGCTACGAGCCGGACTCGCTGGTCGTGGAGGTCGCCAACGGCCCGGTGCCCACGCCGGCGAGCAGCGGTGTGGCGAGCGGATGCCAGGGGCTGGCCGGCCTTGAGGAGCGGGCCCGGCTCGTCGGCGGCATGGTGCACGCGGGCCCCACTGCGAACGGCGGGTTCCGGCTGGCGGGCGTGCTGCCGTACACGTCGTCGGGTGACGGCTTCCCGAGCCCGCCGCCCGGCGACGCGACGCCGACGTTCGTCGCGACGACGAACGACTTTCGGGCGCAGAACTCGGCGGGCCCCGCGGGTGACAGTGATCCGGTCATCGACTGGAACGGTCTCCCTAAGGAGTTGGCCAAGGCAGTGAACAGGACCAAGAGGAGCAACGGCATAGCCATCGGGTGCGGAGCGGTGGCTCTGGTCGCCGTCGTGCTGGTGATCGGAGTGGTCATCGCGGGAGTCTTCATCGTCCGTGAGGCGGACAAGGCGATGATCGACCCCGAGCAGTACGACGCGGTGACGATCGGTCAGTCCGAGAAGTCGGTGCGCGGGAAACTGCCGCAGGGGGACTCGTTCCTGAACACAGGCCCCGGCGACGGCGCTCCGCCGGTGCCCGCCGGGGCGACGTGCCTCACCCTGCTCTCCTCGGACTTCGGGAGCAGCTGGGACGCCGAGCCGGTGTTCCGGTTCTGCTTCAAGGACGGCGAGCTGATCGAGAAGAAGTCCTTCGAGACCACTTGA
- a CDS encoding Uma2 family endonuclease, translating to MTAAMVESDQGSEGRPWDYLLRTWQELDVPEGWRAEIDEGQIVLVPPPHAHHNGIAAKVQRRLYVNLPEELEIYQTLGVHVAPLDKLYVPDLVVMPTELIAAADPETSDPMDASEALLIVEITSKGNARDDRTKKYRAYARAGVPMYLLIDRFDTRGAMATLFTEPNEDGTYKRSDLAPFGKPLLLADPFDVTLPTDDFPV from the coding sequence ATGACCGCCGCGATGGTCGAAAGCGATCAGGGCTCTGAAGGCCGCCCGTGGGACTACCTGCTGCGCACCTGGCAGGAACTGGACGTGCCCGAGGGGTGGCGCGCCGAGATCGACGAAGGGCAGATCGTCTTGGTACCGCCGCCTCATGCGCACCACAACGGCATCGCCGCGAAGGTGCAGCGAAGGCTCTACGTGAATCTGCCGGAGGAACTGGAGATCTACCAGACGCTCGGTGTGCACGTCGCGCCTCTCGACAAGCTGTACGTCCCGGACCTCGTGGTGATGCCGACAGAGTTGATCGCAGCCGCCGACCCGGAGACCAGTGACCCGATGGACGCTTCGGAGGCGTTGCTGATCGTCGAGATCACCTCCAAGGGGAACGCCCGGGACGACAGGACGAAGAAGTACCGCGCCTATGCGCGGGCGGGAGTCCCGATGTACCTGCTGATCGACAGGTTCGACACCCGTGGGGCGATGGCGACGCTGTTCACCGAGCCGAACGAGGACGGAACGTACAAACGTTCCGACCTCGCGCCCTTCGGTAAGCCGCTCCTGCTGGCGGACCCCTTCGACGTCACCCTGCCCACGGACGACTTCCCCGTCTGA
- a CDS encoding PRC-barrel domain-containing protein: MSDNLWGYKPTSGHTAGTDLTGFSVEATDGSIGKVDKHSDEVGSAHLVVDTGVWIFGKDVLIPAGTVKGIDIEHRTIFVDLTKDQIKGSPEFDKHKHAGDPGYHAQVGGYYDGYRIM; encoded by the coding sequence ATGAGCGACAACCTGTGGGGTTACAAGCCCACGAGCGGTCACACCGCCGGCACCGACCTGACCGGATTCTCGGTCGAGGCGACGGACGGCAGCATCGGCAAGGTCGACAAGCACTCCGACGAGGTGGGCTCAGCCCACCTGGTCGTCGACACCGGGGTCTGGATCTTCGGGAAGGACGTCCTCATTCCGGCAGGCACGGTCAAGGGCATCGACATCGAGCACAGGACGATATTCGTCGACCTGACCAAGGACCAGATCAAGGGCTCCCCGGAGTTCGACAAGCACAAGCATGCGGGCGACCCCGGCTATCACGCCCAGGTCGGCGGCTACTACGACGGCTACCGCATCATGTGA
- a CDS encoding PTS transporter subunit EIIC, whose amino-acid sequence MATEDKNRATAAAILPLVGGAANVSSIAHCMTRLRLGLHDRSLVDDEALKAVPAVMGVVEDDTYQIVLGPGTVARVTPEFEQLVEEGRASGTPGPVHTAEELADKGAAIKAQQKTKNSTPFKLFLRKIANIFVPLIPALIGCGIIAGLNGLLVNLGWLTSVTPALAAMASGFMALIAVFVGYNTAKEFGGTPILGGAVAAIIVFPGVANIDAFGQTLSPGQGGVLGALGAAVLAVYVEKWCRRWVPEALDVLVTPTLTVLISGLVTIFGLMYVAGEVSSAIGTFADWLLSTGGAGAGFLLGGFFLPLVMLGLHQALIPIHTTLIEQQGFTVLLPILAMAGAGQVGAAAAVYLRLPRNESIRKTIRSAMPAGLLGVGEPLIYGVSLPLGRPFITACVGGAFGGGFVGLFNQLGDSVGSTAIGPSGWALFPLLDGNHGLGSTIAIYAGGLVVGYVAGFVATYFFGFSKALLTEFNVSQEPAPSTVAATGPAASSGGTPAKEPAGV is encoded by the coding sequence ATGGCTACTGAAGACAAGAACCGCGCCACTGCCGCCGCGATCCTGCCGCTTGTCGGTGGCGCCGCGAACGTCAGCTCGATCGCCCACTGCATGACCCGGCTCCGGCTGGGCCTGCACGACCGCTCCCTCGTCGACGACGAGGCCCTGAAGGCGGTACCCGCCGTGATGGGCGTGGTCGAGGACGACACCTACCAGATCGTCCTCGGCCCCGGCACCGTCGCCCGGGTCACCCCCGAGTTCGAGCAGCTGGTCGAGGAGGGCCGGGCGTCCGGGACCCCCGGGCCCGTCCACACGGCCGAGGAGCTGGCCGACAAGGGTGCGGCCATCAAGGCGCAGCAGAAGACGAAGAACTCCACCCCGTTCAAGCTGTTCCTGCGCAAGATCGCGAACATCTTCGTCCCGCTGATCCCCGCCCTGATCGGCTGCGGCATCATCGCCGGCCTCAACGGCCTGCTGGTGAACCTCGGCTGGCTGACCTCGGTGACCCCCGCCCTCGCGGCGATGGCCTCCGGCTTCATGGCTCTGATCGCGGTCTTCGTCGGCTACAACACGGCGAAGGAGTTCGGCGGTACGCCGATCCTCGGCGGAGCCGTCGCGGCGATCATCGTCTTCCCCGGCGTCGCGAACATCGACGCCTTCGGCCAGACCCTCTCCCCCGGCCAGGGCGGCGTCCTCGGTGCGCTCGGTGCGGCGGTCCTCGCCGTGTACGTCGAGAAGTGGTGCCGCCGCTGGGTGCCCGAGGCGCTGGACGTCCTGGTCACCCCGACGCTCACGGTTCTGATCTCCGGCCTCGTCACGATCTTCGGCCTGATGTACGTGGCCGGCGAGGTCTCCTCGGCCATCGGTACGTTCGCCGACTGGCTGCTGTCCACCGGCGGCGCGGGCGCGGGCTTCCTGCTCGGCGGCTTCTTCCTGCCCCTGGTGATGCTCGGCCTGCACCAGGCCCTGATCCCGATCCACACGACGCTGATCGAGCAGCAGGGCTTCACGGTCCTCCTGCCGATCCTCGCGATGGCAGGAGCCGGCCAAGTCGGCGCGGCGGCCGCGGTCTACCTCCGCCTTCCCCGGAACGAGTCGATCCGCAAGACCATCAGGTCCGCCATGCCCGCAGGTCTGCTGGGCGTCGGCGAACCCCTGATCTACGGCGTCTCGCTCCCGCTGGGCCGTCCGTTCATCACCGCCTGTGTGGGCGGCGCGTTCGGCGGCGGCTTCGTGGGCCTGTTCAACCAGCTCGGTGACTCCGTGGGCTCCACGGCCATCGGCCCGTCCGGCTGGGCCCTGTTCCCGCTCCTGGACGGCAACCACGGCCTCGGCTCCACGATCGCGATCTACGCGGGCGGCCTGGTGGTCGGTTACGTCGCGGGATTCGTCGCCACGTACTTCTTCGGCTTCAGCAAGGCACTGCTGACGGAGTTCAACGTCTCCCAGGAACCCGCCCCCTCGACGGTCGCGGCCACCGGCCCGGCCGCCTCGTCGGGCGGCACCCCGGCGAAGGAACCAGCCGGAGTCTGA
- the murQ gene encoding N-acetylmuramic acid 6-phosphate etherase: MTSTTDANADATDSGGYGELRAQLDTLTTEAFRPELAEIDQLPTREIARIMNGEDTTVPAAVAEKLPQIAAAIDATAERMARGGRLIYAGAGTAGRLGVLDASECPPTFNTDPSEVIGLIAGGPSAMVKAVEGAEDSKELAAADLDGLGLTADDTVVGISASGRTPYAIGAVEHARAEGALTIGLSCNADSALAAAAEHGLEIVVGPELLTGSTRLKAGTAQKLVLNMLSTITMIRLGKTYGNLMVDVRASNEKLRARSRRIVSLATGASDQEIEAALTATDGEVKNAILTILGGVDGPTAATLLADSEGHLRAALAAVRTT, encoded by the coding sequence ATGACCTCCACCACCGACGCGAACGCCGACGCGACCGACTCCGGCGGCTACGGCGAACTGCGTGCCCAGCTCGACACCCTCACCACGGAGGCGTTCCGGCCGGAGCTCGCCGAGATCGACCAGCTGCCGACCCGGGAAATAGCCCGCATCATGAACGGCGAGGACACCACCGTGCCCGCCGCCGTGGCCGAGAAGCTGCCTCAGATCGCCGCAGCGATCGACGCCACCGCCGAGCGCATGGCGCGTGGCGGCCGGCTGATCTACGCGGGCGCCGGCACCGCCGGCCGTCTCGGGGTGCTCGACGCCAGCGAGTGCCCGCCCACCTTCAACACCGACCCGTCCGAGGTCATCGGCCTGATCGCGGGCGGCCCCTCCGCCATGGTGAAGGCCGTCGAGGGTGCCGAGGACAGCAAGGAGCTGGCCGCCGCCGACCTCGACGGCCTGGGCCTCACCGCCGACGACACGGTGGTCGGCATCTCCGCCTCCGGCCGCACCCCGTACGCCATCGGGGCCGTCGAACACGCCCGCGCCGAGGGCGCGCTCACCATCGGCCTCTCCTGCAACGCGGACTCCGCGCTCGCCGCGGCGGCCGAGCACGGCCTGGAGATCGTCGTCGGTCCCGAGCTGCTCACCGGCTCCACCCGTCTCAAGGCGGGCACGGCTCAGAAGCTCGTCCTGAACATGCTCTCGACGATCACGATGATCCGGCTGGGCAAGACGTACGGGAACCTCATGGTCGACGTACGCGCTTCCAACGAGAAGCTGCGCGCCCGCTCCCGCCGGATCGTCTCCCTCGCCACCGGCGCCTCCGACCAGGAGATCGAGGCGGCGCTGACCGCCACCGACGGCGAGGTGAAGAACGCCATCCTCACCATCCTCGGTGGGGTGGACGGCCCCACTGCCGCCACGCTCCTGGCCGATTCCGAAGGCCACCTCCGCGCCGCCCTCGCGGCCGTCCGAACCACCTGA
- a CDS encoding MurR/RpiR family transcriptional regulator, producing MTNDVKESFNPDSPPAPAALAAKVRTLAPSMTRSMQRVAEAVAGDPAGCAALTVTGLAELTGTSEATVVRTARLLGYPGYRDLRLALAGLAAHQQSGRAPAVTADIAVDDPIADVVAKLAYDEQQTLADTAAGLDTVQLGAAVSAAATARRIDIYGVGASSLVGQDLAQKLLRIGLIAHAHMDPHLAVTNAVQLRSGDVAIAITHSGSTGDVIEPLRVAFDRGATTIAITGRPDGPVSQYADHVLTTSTARESELRPAAMSSRTSQLLVVDCLFIGVAQRTYETAAPALAASYEALAHRHTPRSR from the coding sequence GTGACCAATGATGTGAAGGAAAGTTTCAACCCGGACTCCCCGCCCGCCCCCGCTGCTCTCGCGGCCAAGGTACGGACCCTCGCTCCGTCCATGACCCGCTCCATGCAGCGCGTCGCAGAGGCTGTCGCGGGGGACCCCGCCGGATGTGCCGCCCTCACCGTCACCGGTCTCGCCGAACTCACCGGCACCAGCGAGGCGACCGTCGTCCGCACGGCCCGCCTCCTCGGCTACCCGGGCTACCGCGACCTGCGCCTCGCGCTCGCCGGACTCGCCGCTCACCAGCAGTCCGGCCGGGCACCCGCCGTCACGGCCGACATCGCGGTCGACGACCCCATCGCGGACGTCGTGGCGAAGCTCGCCTACGACGAGCAGCAGACCCTCGCCGACACGGCCGCCGGACTGGACACCGTGCAGCTCGGGGCGGCCGTGTCCGCCGCCGCGACCGCGCGCCGCATCGACATCTACGGCGTCGGCGCGTCCTCCCTCGTCGGCCAGGACCTGGCGCAGAAGCTGCTCCGCATCGGTCTGATAGCCCACGCCCACATGGACCCGCACCTCGCCGTGACCAACGCGGTGCAGCTCCGCTCCGGCGACGTGGCCATCGCCATCACGCACTCGGGCTCCACCGGCGACGTCATCGAGCCGCTCCGGGTCGCCTTCGACCGCGGCGCGACGACGATCGCGATCACCGGCCGCCCTGACGGACCGGTCTCGCAGTACGCCGACCACGTCCTGACGACGTCCACAGCCCGGGAGAGCGAGCTGCGGCCCGCCGCCATGTCGAGCCGCACGAGCCAGCTCCTCGTCGTCGACTGCCTCTTCATAGGGGTCGCCCAGCGGACCTACGAAACGGCCGCACCCGCACTGGCCGCCTCCTACGAGGCGCTCGCCCACCGTCACACCCCCCGCAGCCGCTGA
- a CDS encoding DUF4031 domain-containing protein, with the protein MTVYIDPPTWPGHGRMWSHLVSDESFAELHAFAAAIGCPPRAFERDHYDIPEARYADAVRAGAREVGSKEIVRRLTDAGLRRPKGRPAPRPAPGSAPRPAPGPAPR; encoded by the coding sequence GTGACCGTCTACATCGACCCGCCGACCTGGCCGGGGCACGGCCGCATGTGGTCGCACCTCGTCAGCGACGAGTCGTTCGCGGAACTGCACGCCTTCGCCGCCGCGATCGGCTGCCCGCCCCGCGCCTTCGAGCGCGACCACTACGACATCCCCGAGGCGCGCTACGCGGACGCGGTGCGCGCCGGGGCGCGCGAGGTCGGCTCGAAGGAGATCGTGCGCCGGCTCACCGACGCGGGACTGCGGCGCCCGAAGGGGCGGCCCGCTCCCCGGCCTGCTCCAGGGTCTGCTCCCCGGCCTGCTCCGGGACCCGCCCCACGCTGA
- a CDS encoding Cmx/CmrA family chloramphenicol efflux MFS transporter: MPMAVYILGLSVFALGTSEFMLSGLLPPIAEDMDVSIPQAGLLISAFAIGMVVGAPLLAVATLRLPRRTTLIALITVFGLGQIAGALAPTYEVLFVSRVVSALACAGFWAVGAAVAIAMVPVNSRARAMAVMIGGLSIANVLGVPLGAFLGESFGWRSAFWAVGAASAVALVGVVTRIPRIPVPDEKPQLRREVAIYRDRQVWLSIVITALAAGGVFCAFSYLAPLLTDVAGLSSSWVPWVLGLFGVGALIGTTIGGRVADAHLFGVLLSGISASTVFLVALALFASNQVAVVVLAFLLGLSAFYTAPALNARMFNVAGVAPTLAGATTTAAFNLGNTSGPWLGGTVIDADFGFRATAWAGAAMLVLGLVAVTVSMRLRGDGTPSRRVAGAPAHAAATGPAGKDPEAVASPLDPACTPERA, from the coding sequence ATGCCCATGGCCGTCTACATCCTCGGCCTCTCGGTCTTCGCCCTCGGTACCAGTGAGTTCATGCTGTCCGGGCTGTTGCCGCCCATCGCCGAAGACATGGACGTGTCGATCCCGCAGGCCGGACTCCTCATATCCGCCTTCGCGATCGGCATGGTGGTGGGCGCCCCGCTGCTCGCCGTCGCCACGCTGCGACTGCCCCGCCGCACGACTCTCATAGCGCTCATCACCGTCTTCGGGCTGGGCCAGATCGCGGGAGCGCTGGCACCGACGTACGAGGTGCTGTTCGTCTCCCGGGTGGTGAGCGCGCTGGCGTGCGCAGGCTTCTGGGCGGTGGGCGCCGCGGTGGCCATCGCGATGGTGCCGGTGAACTCGCGGGCCAGGGCGATGGCCGTGATGATCGGCGGGCTGTCGATCGCGAACGTGCTGGGTGTGCCCCTGGGCGCGTTCCTCGGCGAGAGCTTCGGCTGGCGTTCCGCGTTCTGGGCGGTGGGCGCTGCGTCCGCCGTGGCACTGGTCGGTGTCGTCACGCGCATCCCCCGCATTCCCGTGCCGGACGAGAAGCCGCAGCTCAGGCGGGAGGTCGCGATCTACCGGGACCGTCAGGTGTGGCTGTCCATCGTGATCACCGCCCTCGCGGCGGGCGGCGTGTTCTGCGCCTTCAGCTATCTCGCGCCGCTGCTGACGGACGTGGCGGGGCTGAGTTCGAGCTGGGTGCCCTGGGTGCTCGGGCTGTTCGGCGTCGGCGCGCTGATCGGTACGACCATCGGCGGCCGGGTCGCAGACGCGCACCTCTTCGGCGTACTGCTGAGCGGCATCAGTGCGTCGACGGTCTTCCTGGTTGCGCTGGCCCTGTTCGCGTCGAACCAGGTCGCCGTCGTCGTCCTGGCGTTCCTGCTGGGGCTGTCCGCGTTCTACACGGCCCCGGCGCTCAACGCCCGGATGTTCAACGTCGCGGGTGTGGCCCCGACCCTGGCGGGCGCGACGACCACGGCCGCGTTCAACCTGGGCAACACGAGTGGCCCGTGGCTGGGCGGCACGGTGATCGACGCGGACTTCGGCTTCCGGGCCACGGCCTGGGCGGGCGCCGCGATGCTGGTGCTCGGCCTGGTCGCCGTGACGGTCTCGATGCGGCTGCGCGGCGACGGCACGCCGTCCCGCCGGGTCGCGGGAGCACCGGCGCACGCCGCGGCGACCGGCCCGGCCGGGAAAGACCCCGAAGCGGTGGCGTCACCCCTCGACCCGGCCTGTACCCCCGAAAGGGCCTGA
- a CDS encoding GntR family transcriptional regulator, translated as MAGTTNGGRAGGTPDLSELAAHSTSLERSGTAERVAAVLRDRITEGYFPPGSRLSEESISGALAVSRNTLREAFRLLSHERLLEHRLNRGVFVRILAVDDLVDIYRVRLLVECAALRTLGEPPFDLTAVEAAVSTGEQAALHDDWPACSTANIRFHQALAGLADSPRTDELMRNVLAELRLAFHVMADPRRFHEPYLTRNREITDKLAKGDAAGAERMLAFYLEDSRRQLAEAYAQRLTER; from the coding sequence ATGGCGGGGACGACGAACGGCGGAAGGGCCGGCGGCACGCCGGATCTCTCGGAACTGGCGGCGCACAGCACCTCCCTGGAGCGGTCCGGCACGGCCGAGCGGGTCGCCGCCGTCCTGCGGGACCGGATCACCGAGGGCTACTTCCCGCCGGGCAGCCGCCTGTCCGAGGAGAGCATCAGCGGCGCCCTGGCCGTGTCCCGCAACACCCTGCGGGAGGCGTTCCGCCTGCTGTCGCACGAGCGCCTCCTGGAGCACCGCCTCAACCGGGGCGTCTTCGTCCGCATCCTGGCCGTGGACGACCTGGTCGACATCTACCGGGTGCGGCTCCTCGTCGAGTGCGCGGCCCTGCGCACCCTGGGAGAGCCCCCGTTCGACCTGACGGCCGTCGAAGCCGCGGTGTCGACGGGCGAGCAAGCCGCACTCCACGACGACTGGCCCGCCTGCTCCACCGCCAACATCCGTTTCCACCAGGCGCTGGCCGGCCTGGCGGACAGCCCCCGCACCGACGAACTGATGCGCAACGTCCTCGCCGAACTGCGTCTGGCCTTCCACGTGATGGCCGACCCCCGCCGCTTCCACGAGCCCTATCTCACCCGCAACCGCGAGATCACGGACAAACTGGCCAAGGGGGACGCGGCCGGCGCCGAGCGGATGCTCGCCTTCTACCTGGAGGACTCCCGGCGCCAGCTGGCGGAGGCCTACGCGCAACGACTCACCGAGCGGTGA
- a CDS encoding LamB/YcsF family protein, with protein sequence MDLNADLGEGFGRWTLTEDEALLTCVTSANVACGFHAGDASVMRRVCETAAERGVRIGAQVSYRDLAGFGRRAMDVPSAELTAEIAYQIGALRVFAEAAGSTVSYVKPHGALYNRVVRDEEQAAAVVEGVLLAGGRPAVLGLPGSRLLAYAEAAGLTAVEEAFADRAYTPQGTLVPRGEPGAVVHDADEVVRRSVGMAVDGAVTGVDGSRIAVAARSLCVHGDTPGAAALALRVRTALEEAGVRVRAFA encoded by the coding sequence ATGGACCTCAACGCGGACCTGGGCGAAGGGTTCGGGCGCTGGACCCTCACCGAGGACGAGGCCCTGCTGACCTGTGTCACCAGCGCCAATGTGGCCTGCGGCTTCCACGCGGGTGACGCCTCCGTGATGCGGCGGGTCTGCGAAACGGCGGCGGAGCGGGGCGTACGCATCGGGGCGCAGGTCTCCTACCGCGACCTCGCGGGATTCGGGCGGCGCGCCATGGACGTGCCGTCGGCCGAGCTGACCGCCGAGATCGCCTACCAGATCGGTGCCCTGCGGGTCTTCGCGGAGGCGGCCGGCTCCACGGTCTCGTACGTGAAGCCGCACGGCGCCCTCTACAACCGCGTCGTCCGCGACGAGGAGCAGGCCGCCGCCGTCGTCGAGGGCGTGCTGCTGGCCGGTGGCCGTCCTGCGGTCCTCGGGCTGCCCGGTTCGCGGCTGCTCGCGTACGCGGAGGCGGCGGGCCTGACCGCCGTCGAGGAGGCCTTCGCCGACCGCGCCTACACCCCGCAGGGCACGCTCGTGCCCCGGGGCGAGCCGGGAGCGGTGGTGCACGACGCGGACGAGGTCGTGCGCCGAAGCGTCGGCATGGCGGTGGACGGCGCCGTGACCGGGGTGGACGGGAGCCGGATAGCCGTCGCCGCCCGCTCGCTCTGCGTCCACGGCGACACTCCGGGCGCCGCGGCGCTCGCCCTGCGCGTCCGGACGGCGCTGGAGGAAGCCGGCGTCCGGGTGCGGGCGTTCGCGTGA
- a CDS encoding 5-oxoprolinase subunit B family protein: MSGIRVLEAGPRALLVELASGVDTEAFHAELLRRRAAGELPGVREIVPGARTVLLDGVEDRTLAGRLRTWTVPPLSRGAGEAVEIPVVYDGPDLADVAEAWGVAVDEVPRIHARTEFRVAFCGFAPGFGYLTGLPGHLSVPRRATPRTRVPAGALALAGPYTGVYPRPSPGGWQLIGRMPEPEALWDPDREPAALLGPGARVRFVAAGAGG, from the coding sequence GTGAGCGGCATCCGGGTCCTGGAGGCCGGACCCCGCGCCCTCCTCGTGGAGCTGGCCTCAGGCGTCGACACGGAGGCCTTCCACGCGGAGCTGCTCCGCCGCCGCGCCGCCGGTGAGCTCCCCGGCGTACGCGAGATCGTCCCCGGCGCCCGGACGGTCCTGCTGGACGGCGTGGAGGACCGCACGCTCGCCGGGCGGTTGCGGACCTGGACCGTGCCGCCGCTGAGCCGGGGAGCGGGCGAGGCCGTCGAGATACCCGTCGTCTACGACGGCCCGGACCTCGCCGATGTGGCCGAGGCGTGGGGCGTCGCCGTCGACGAGGTGCCCCGTATCCACGCCCGTACGGAATTCCGGGTCGCCTTCTGCGGTTTCGCGCCCGGCTTCGGCTACCTCACGGGCCTTCCGGGGCACCTGAGCGTTCCGCGCCGGGCCACACCCCGGACCCGGGTGCCGGCCGGGGCGCTGGCCCTCGCCGGCCCCTACACCGGGGTCTACCCGCGCCCCTCGCCCGGCGGCTGGCAGCTCATCGGCCGGATGCCGGAGCCGGAGGCGCTCTGGGACCCGGATCGCGAACCGGCGGCGCTGCTCGGCCCCGGGGCGCGCGTGCGCTTCGTGGCGGCGGGGGCGGGCGGATGA